From Nguyenibacter vanlangensis, one genomic window encodes:
- a CDS encoding NRDE family protein — translation MCTIVLSLAPDTAWPLLFGANRDERLDRPWDAPGRHWPDRPQVIGGRDRLAGGSWLAINDSGVVAGVMNRVGSLGPTPGKRSRGELPLLALDHPTAAQAARALAALDAGAWRSFNMIVADRRAAYYISGLGYGTPDVAQLEPGVHMAATTGPDDLSIPRIGRHLPRFCDAARPLPPDWASWTRLLSDRTLPAGSELNIPPRSGFGTCSSSVIGIAADPAAPASWHFAAGAPDRVGYAPVMLDAPSIP, via the coding sequence GTGTGCACCATCGTCCTGTCCCTTGCCCCCGACACCGCCTGGCCGCTCCTGTTCGGCGCCAACCGCGACGAACGGCTCGACCGTCCATGGGACGCGCCCGGCCGCCACTGGCCGGACCGCCCGCAGGTCATCGGCGGCCGTGACCGGCTGGCAGGCGGTTCCTGGCTGGCCATCAACGATTCCGGCGTCGTCGCCGGGGTGATGAACCGCGTCGGCAGCCTCGGCCCTACGCCGGGCAAGCGCTCGCGCGGCGAATTGCCGCTGCTGGCCCTCGACCACCCCACCGCGGCCCAGGCGGCGCGCGCCCTGGCCGCGCTCGATGCCGGGGCCTGGCGCTCGTTCAACATGATCGTCGCCGATCGCCGGGCGGCCTACTACATATCGGGCCTCGGCTACGGCACGCCCGACGTCGCGCAACTCGAACCCGGGGTACACATGGCCGCCACCACCGGGCCGGACGACCTGTCCATCCCGCGGATCGGGCGCCACCTGCCGCGCTTCTGCGACGCCGCACGGCCGCTCCCGCCCGACTGGGCGTCCTGGACGCGTCTGCTCTCCGACCGCACGCTGCCCGCCGGCAGCGAACTCAACATCCCGCCACGCTCGGGCTTCGGCACCTGCAGTTCCTCGGTCATCGGCATCGCCGCCGACCCGGCCGCGCCCGCCTCGTGGCACTTCGCGGCCGGCGCGCCCGATCGCGTCGGCTACGCCCCCGTCATGCTGGATGCGCCCAGCATACCGTAG
- a CDS encoding YjbE family putative metal transport protein (Members of this highly hydrophobic protein family,regularly are found preceded by the yybP-ykoY manganese riboswitch (see RF00080). A metal cation transport function is proposed.) → MTLSLSVLAALLQVVLIDVTLAGDNAVVIGLAVRGLPRAQQRRAILAGVVAAALIRVALALVAVQLLAIIGLTLAGGILLLWVCWKMYRELRRPEHADHGGDHGRAAGPKALRAAIVRIVVADLSMSLDNVLAVAGAAGRHMGVLIAGLAISVLMMAVAASLIARLLERYRWIAWVGLLIVLGVAVELIVKGGGEVWRSVV, encoded by the coding sequence ATGACCCTGAGCCTTTCCGTTCTTGCGGCGTTGTTGCAGGTCGTACTGATCGACGTGACGCTGGCCGGCGACAATGCCGTGGTGATCGGCCTGGCGGTGCGCGGCCTGCCGCGCGCCCAGCAGCGGCGGGCCATCCTGGCGGGGGTGGTCGCGGCGGCGCTGATTCGCGTTGCGCTGGCGCTGGTGGCCGTGCAGCTTCTTGCGATCATCGGCCTGACCCTGGCGGGGGGAATCCTGCTGTTGTGGGTCTGCTGGAAGATGTACCGCGAGCTGCGGCGACCGGAGCATGCGGACCATGGGGGGGACCATGGGCGGGCCGCGGGCCCGAAGGCGCTGCGGGCGGCGATCGTGCGGATCGTGGTGGCCGATTTGTCGATGAGCCTGGACAATGTGCTGGCGGTGGCCGGCGCGGCCGGCCGGCATATGGGCGTGCTGATCGCCGGGCTGGCGATTTCGGTGCTGATGATGGCGGTGGCGGCGTCGCTGATCGCGCGGCTGCTGGAACGCTATCGCTGGATTGCCTGGGTCGGGCTGCTGATCGTGCTGGGGGTCGCGGTGGAACTGATCGTCAAGGGTGGAGGCGAGGTATGGCGGTCGGTCGTCTGA
- the purQ gene encoding phosphoribosylformylglycinamidine synthase subunit PurQ — protein MKAGIVVFPGTNRERDMAIALRTVTGRAPAMIWHHDTALPDLDLVVLAGGFSYGDYLRCGAMAAHAPIMADIRRFAAAGGHILGVCNGFQILTEAGLLPGALLRNAALRFLSQDCYLRVERDDTPFTRKWRVGDVFRTPMAHGDGNYIADSDTIRALEDGNRVAFRYARPDGRVDAGDLRTNPNGSVNAIAGVLSENLRICGMMPHPEDLVDPLMGGEDGKPLFEGLVEALVR, from the coding sequence ATGAAGGCCGGCATCGTCGTCTTCCCCGGCACGAACCGGGAACGGGACATGGCGATCGCCCTGCGGACGGTCACCGGCCGCGCGCCCGCCATGATCTGGCACCATGACACCGCCCTGCCGGACCTCGATCTGGTGGTCCTGGCCGGCGGCTTCAGCTACGGCGACTATCTGCGCTGCGGCGCCATGGCCGCCCATGCCCCGATCATGGCCGACATCCGGCGCTTCGCCGCCGCCGGGGGCCATATCCTGGGCGTATGCAACGGCTTCCAGATCCTGACCGAGGCCGGGCTGCTGCCGGGCGCGCTGCTGCGCAACGCCGCCCTGCGCTTCCTGTCGCAGGATTGTTACCTGCGCGTCGAACGCGACGACACGCCCTTCACCCGCAAATGGCGGGTGGGCGACGTGTTCCGCACGCCGATGGCCCACGGCGACGGCAACTACATCGCCGATTCCGACACGATCCGCGCGCTCGAGGACGGCAACCGCGTCGCGTTCCGCTACGCGCGGCCCGACGGCCGCGTCGATGCGGGCGATCTGCGGACCAACCCCAACGGCAGCGTGAACGCGATCGCCGGGGTGCTCAGCGAAAACCTGCGCATCTGCGGCATGATGCCGCATCCCGAAGACCTGGTGGACCCGCTGATGGGCGGCGAAGACGGCAAACCCCTGTTCGAGGGGCTGGTGGAGGCTCTGGTCCGATGA
- a CDS encoding Rap1a/Tai family immunity protein, translated as MTRTRFLLLAACLAALPAGTAMAQRVSTLPGGRFLEICARPQGAAVCDAYIAGLADSVALTHVYDRHQGDANAPTGFCIPAGTPTQDMRGRVVSWLRGHSAQLSSPVGGLVFTALHDAYPCGGGK; from the coding sequence ATGACCCGTACCCGCTTCCTCCTTCTCGCCGCGTGCCTCGCCGCCCTGCCGGCCGGCACCGCCATGGCCCAGCGCGTCTCCACGCTGCCCGGCGGCCGCTTCCTCGAAATCTGCGCCCGCCCCCAGGGCGCCGCGGTCTGCGACGCCTATATCGCCGGCCTGGCCGATTCGGTGGCGCTCACCCACGTCTATGACCGCCACCAGGGCGACGCCAACGCGCCGACCGGCTTCTGCATCCCCGCCGGCACCCCCACGCAGGACATGCGCGGCCGTGTCGTCTCCTGGCTGCGCGGCCATTCCGCCCAGCTCTCCAGCCCGGTCGGCGGCCTGGTCTTCACCGCCCTGCATGACGCCTATCCCTGCGGTGGCGGCAAATGA
- a CDS encoding BolA family transcriptional regulator, whose amino-acid sequence MPMTAQEIEAYIRTALPDASISIEDLAGDGDHYACTVVSEAFRGLSRVRQHQVVYAALQGHMGGTLHALALQTSVPQSES is encoded by the coding sequence ATGCCGATGACGGCGCAGGAAATCGAAGCCTATATCCGCACCGCGCTGCCGGACGCCTCGATCAGCATCGAGGACCTGGCCGGGGACGGCGATCACTATGCCTGCACGGTCGTCAGCGAGGCCTTTCGCGGCCTTTCGCGCGTGCGCCAGCACCAGGTTGTCTACGCGGCGCTGCAGGGCCATATGGGCGGCACGCTGCACGCCCTGGCCCTGCAGACCAGCGTGCCCCAGTCCGAATCATAA
- the purC gene encoding phosphoribosylaminoimidazolesuccinocarboxamide synthase — MARRRQLYEGKAKILFEGPEPGTLVQYFKDDATAGNGAKKGVITGKGVLNNRISEHLMLRLHDIGIPTHFIRRLNMREQLIREVEIIPLEVVVRNVAAGSLAKRLGIPEGTRLPRTIVEYYYKNDSLNDPMVSEEHITAFGWACTHDLDDMVALTMRINDFLTGLFVGIGITLVDFKLEFGRLWEGEEMRIVLADEISPDNCRLWDAKTSEKLDKDRFRRDMGRVEEAYQEVAWRLGILPEATNSDMKGPEVMQ, encoded by the coding sequence ATGGCCCGCCGCCGTCAGCTCTATGAAGGAAAAGCCAAGATCCTCTTCGAGGGTCCGGAACCCGGGACGCTCGTCCAGTATTTCAAGGACGACGCCACCGCCGGCAACGGCGCGAAGAAGGGCGTCATCACCGGCAAGGGTGTGCTGAACAACCGGATCAGCGAACATCTGATGCTGCGGCTGCACGATATCGGCATCCCGACCCATTTCATCCGCCGCCTGAACATGCGCGAGCAATTGATCCGCGAGGTCGAGATCATCCCGCTCGAAGTCGTGGTCCGCAACGTCGCCGCCGGCAGCCTGGCCAAGCGCCTGGGCATCCCCGAAGGCACCCGCCTGCCGCGCACCATCGTCGAATATTACTACAAGAACGACAGCCTGAACGACCCGATGGTCAGCGAGGAGCACATCACCGCCTTCGGCTGGGCCTGCACCCACGACCTGGACGACATGGTGGCGCTGACCATGCGGATCAACGATTTCCTGACCGGCCTGTTCGTCGGCATCGGCATCACCCTGGTCGATTTCAAGCTCGAATTCGGCCGGCTGTGGGAAGGCGAGGAAATGCGCATCGTCCTCGCCGACGAGATCTCGCCCGACAATTGCCGCCTGTGGGACGCCAAGACCAGCGAGAAGCTGGACAAGGACCGCTTCCGCCGCGACATGGGCCGCGTCGAGGAAGCCTATCAGGAAGTGGCCTGGCGGCTCGGCATCCTGCCCGAGGCCACGAATTCCGACATGAAGGGGCCGGAGGTCATGCAATGA
- the purS gene encoding phosphoribosylformylglycinamidine synthase subunit PurS: MKVRVTVMLKEGVLDPQGKAVAHALHVLGFAGVGEVRIGRVIELDLDETDPAAARDKADAMARGLLANLVIEDFTTEVVA; the protein is encoded by the coding sequence ATGAAAGTACGCGTCACCGTCATGCTCAAGGAAGGCGTGCTGGACCCGCAGGGCAAGGCCGTCGCCCACGCGCTGCATGTGCTCGGCTTCGCCGGCGTGGGCGAGGTCCGGATCGGCCGGGTCATCGAACTCGACCTCGACGAAACCGATCCCGCCGCCGCGCGTGACAAGGCCGACGCCATGGCCCGCGGCCTGCTGGCCAACCTGGTGATCGAGGATTTCACGACCGAGGTCGTAGCATGA
- the grxD gene encoding Grx4 family monothiol glutaredoxin: MADTITQRIQQDIDANPVMLYMKGTAQFPQCGFSAKVVQILGHVGVPFQTANVLADPELRQGIKDFTNWPTVPQLYVKGEFIGGCDIVTEMFLSGELEKLFAEKGIVPASA, translated from the coding sequence ATGGCTGACACAATCACGCAGCGTATCCAGCAAGACATCGATGCCAACCCGGTCATGCTGTACATGAAGGGCACGGCCCAGTTCCCGCAATGCGGCTTCTCGGCCAAAGTGGTCCAGATCCTCGGCCATGTGGGCGTGCCCTTCCAGACCGCCAACGTGCTGGCGGATCCCGAACTGCGCCAGGGCATCAAGGATTTCACCAACTGGCCGACCGTGCCGCAGCTCTATGTCAAGGGCGAGTTCATCGGCGGCTGCGACATCGTGACCGAAATGTTCCTCAGCGGCGAGCTGGAAAAGCTCTTCGCCGAGAAGGGCATCGTGCCGGCCTCGGCCTGA
- the purB gene encoding adenylosuccinate lyase, which yields MVPRYTRPAMAAIWAPENRYRIWFEIEALACEAMAQYGDVPADAARTVRQKGDAAMAAFSQADLDRIDEIEAETRHDVIAFLTWLAEKIGPESRFVHLGMTSSDVLDTCLSVQMVQATDMLLADLDAVLDALRRRAFEHKYTLTIGRSHAIHAEPTSFGLKLAGHYAEFARNRDRLLRARAEIATCAISGAVGTYAHVDPRVEEYVAEKLGLTPEPVSTQVIPRDRHAAYFCTLAVIASGIERLAIEVRHLQRSEVREAEEFFHPGQKGSSAMPHKRNPVLSENLTGLARLVRAHVIPALENVALWHERDISHSSVERNICPDGTIGLDFALARLAGMMDKLVVYPDQMLANLESLGGVVHSGEVLLALARAGILRDDAYRIVQRNAMATWTMLGKPGGRSFRDNLDADPEVAGRVPAAVLDAAMDSNAHLGALDRSFTRVFGEPGPARG from the coding sequence ATGGTCCCCCGCTATACCCGCCCCGCCATGGCCGCCATCTGGGCCCCCGAGAACCGGTACCGCATCTGGTTCGAGATCGAGGCCCTGGCGTGCGAGGCCATGGCGCAATACGGCGACGTGCCGGCCGACGCCGCGCGGACGGTCCGGCAGAAGGGCGACGCCGCCATGGCCGCCTTCTCTCAAGCCGACCTCGACCGCATCGATGAAATCGAGGCCGAGACCCGCCACGACGTCATCGCCTTCCTGACCTGGCTGGCCGAGAAGATCGGCCCCGAAAGCCGCTTCGTCCATCTGGGCATGACCTCGTCCGACGTGCTCGACACCTGCCTGTCGGTCCAGATGGTCCAGGCCACCGACATGCTGCTGGCCGATCTCGACGCCGTGCTCGATGCGCTCAGGCGCCGCGCCTTCGAACATAAATACACGCTCACCATCGGCCGCAGCCACGCCATCCATGCCGAGCCCACATCCTTCGGCCTCAAGCTCGCCGGCCATTACGCCGAATTCGCCCGCAACCGCGACCGCCTGCTGCGCGCCCGCGCCGAAATCGCCACCTGCGCCATCTCGGGCGCCGTCGGCACCTACGCCCATGTCGATCCCCGGGTCGAGGAATACGTGGCCGAAAAGCTCGGCCTGACGCCCGAGCCGGTCTCCACCCAGGTCATCCCCCGCGACCGCCACGCCGCCTATTTCTGCACGCTCGCGGTCATCGCCAGCGGCATCGAACGCCTGGCGATCGAAGTCCGCCACCTCCAGCGCTCCGAAGTGCGCGAGGCCGAGGAATTCTTCCACCCGGGCCAGAAGGGCTCGTCGGCCATGCCGCACAAGCGCAACCCGGTGCTGTCGGAAAACCTCACCGGCCTGGCCCGCCTGGTACGCGCCCACGTCATCCCGGCGCTGGAAAACGTCGCCCTGTGGCATGAGCGCGACATCAGCCATTCCTCGGTCGAGCGCAATATCTGCCCCGACGGCACGATCGGGCTCGATTTCGCCCTGGCCCGCCTGGCCGGCATGATGGACAAGCTGGTCGTCTATCCCGACCAGATGCTGGCCAATCTCGAAAGCCTGGGCGGCGTGGTCCATTCCGGCGAGGTGCTGCTGGCCCTGGCCCGCGCGGGCATCCTGCGCGACGACGCGTACCGTATCGTCCAGCGCAACGCCATGGCCACCTGGACCATGCTCGGCAAGCCGGGCGGCCGCAGCTTCCGCGACAATCTCGACGCCGACCCCGAGGTCGCGGGCCGCGTCCCCGCCGCCGTGCTGGACGCCGCCATGGACAGCAACGCCCATCTCGGTGCCCTGGACCGCAGCTTCACCCGCGTGTTCGGCGAACCCGGCCCGGCCCGGGGGTAA
- the purL gene encoding phosphoribosylformylglycinamidine synthase subunit PurL: protein MAREFGLTADEWGNVLSIMGRTPTLTELGIFSVMWSEHCSYKSSRVWLKTLPTTAPWVIHGPGENAGVVDIGQGLAAIFKMESHNHPSFIEPYQGAATGVGGILRDVFTMGARPVANLNALRFGAPDNPQTRRIVDGVVRGIGGYGNCVGVPTVGGEINFHPAYDGNPLVNAMTVGVARQDRIFLSAAAGVGNPVVYVGSKTGRDGIHGATMSSAEFDEDALAKRPTVQVGDPFVEKLLIEACLELMATDAIVAIQDMGAAGLTSSSVEMAGKGGVGIDLDLDTVPQRERGMSAYEMMLSESQERMLIVIRPDRTEQARAIFEKWELDFAVIGHLTDTGHIVVRHQGRVEADIPLEPLAEQAPIYRRPTSPTPAPAPLGPLTDPVGIEQALIRLIGCPDLASRAWVWNQYDSTVGGQTVKRPGAADAAIVRIEDTSLGLALTTDCTPRYCKADPRTGGAQAVAEAWRNIVATGARPLAITDNLNFGSPEKPEIMGQFIAAIEGMGEACRALDFPVVSGNVSLYNETRAPDGSTLSILPTPAIGGLGVLDDVSRAVGLSMPADAALVLVGATRGELGQSLWLREIHGREDGPPPALDLAAERRNGDFVRGQIEAGHVLACHDVADGGLLVTLAEMVMAGNVGCVLAAPPSGIRPEAFWFAEDQSRYVVAVRDEDAFTASAAAAGVETRILGRSGGDGLTLPSGATISTARLNAVNSAFFPALMDR from the coding sequence ATGGCCCGGGAATTCGGACTGACCGCCGACGAATGGGGCAACGTGCTCTCGATCATGGGCCGTACCCCGACCCTGACCGAACTGGGCATCTTCTCGGTCATGTGGTCGGAACATTGTTCCTACAAATCCTCGCGCGTGTGGCTCAAGACCCTGCCCACCACCGCGCCGTGGGTAATCCACGGCCCGGGCGAGAATGCCGGCGTGGTCGATATCGGCCAGGGCCTGGCCGCCATCTTCAAGATGGAAAGCCACAACCACCCCTCCTTCATCGAACCCTACCAGGGCGCGGCGACGGGCGTGGGCGGCATCCTGCGCGACGTCTTCACCATGGGCGCCCGCCCGGTGGCCAACCTCAACGCGCTGCGCTTCGGCGCGCCCGACAATCCGCAGACCCGCCGCATCGTCGATGGCGTGGTGCGCGGCATCGGCGGCTACGGCAATTGCGTCGGCGTCCCCACCGTGGGGGGCGAGATCAATTTCCATCCGGCCTATGACGGCAACCCGCTGGTCAACGCCATGACCGTCGGCGTCGCCCGCCAGGACCGGATCTTCCTCTCCGCGGCGGCGGGGGTGGGCAACCCGGTGGTCTATGTCGGCTCGAAAACCGGCCGCGACGGCATCCACGGCGCCACAATGTCCTCGGCCGAATTCGACGAGGACGCGCTGGCCAAGCGCCCGACGGTGCAGGTCGGCGACCCGTTCGTCGAAAAGCTGCTGATCGAGGCGTGCCTGGAACTGATGGCCACCGACGCCATCGTCGCCATCCAGGACATGGGCGCCGCCGGCCTGACCTCGTCCTCGGTCGAAATGGCCGGCAAGGGCGGGGTGGGCATCGATCTCGACCTCGATACCGTGCCCCAGCGCGAACGCGGCATGTCGGCCTATGAGATGATGCTCTCCGAAAGCCAGGAGCGCATGCTGATCGTCATCCGGCCCGACCGGACCGAACAGGCCCGCGCGATCTTCGAAAAATGGGAACTGGATTTCGCGGTCATCGGCCACCTGACCGACACCGGCCATATCGTGGTCCGTCACCAGGGCCGCGTCGAAGCCGACATCCCGCTCGAACCGCTGGCCGAACAGGCCCCCATCTACCGCCGTCCCACGTCCCCCACGCCGGCCCCCGCGCCGCTGGGCCCGCTCACCGACCCGGTCGGGATCGAACAGGCGCTGATCCGGCTGATCGGCTGCCCGGACCTCGCCTCGCGCGCCTGGGTCTGGAACCAGTACGACAGCACGGTCGGCGGCCAGACGGTCAAGCGCCCCGGCGCCGCCGATGCCGCGATCGTCAGGATCGAGGACACGTCCCTCGGGCTCGCGCTCACCACCGACTGCACCCCGCGCTACTGCAAGGCCGATCCCCGCACCGGCGGCGCCCAGGCGGTGGCCGAGGCCTGGCGCAACATCGTCGCCACCGGCGCCCGTCCGCTGGCGATCACCGACAACCTCAATTTCGGCTCGCCCGAAAAGCCCGAGATCATGGGCCAGTTCATCGCGGCGATCGAAGGCATGGGCGAGGCGTGCCGCGCGCTCGACTTCCCGGTCGTCAGCGGCAACGTCTCCCTCTACAACGAAACCCGCGCCCCCGACGGCAGCACGCTCTCCATCCTGCCGACCCCCGCGATCGGCGGTCTCGGCGTGCTCGACGACGTCTCCCGCGCCGTCGGGCTGTCGATGCCGGCGGACGCGGCACTGGTCCTGGTCGGCGCGACGCGGGGCGAACTCGGCCAGTCCCTCTGGCTGCGCGAAATCCACGGGCGCGAGGACGGGCCGCCGCCCGCGCTGGACCTCGCGGCCGAACGGCGCAACGGCGATTTCGTGCGCGGGCAGATCGAAGCCGGCCACGTGCTGGCCTGCCACGACGTGGCCGATGGCGGGCTGCTGGTCACGCTGGCGGAAATGGTCATGGCCGGAAATGTGGGCTGCGTGCTCGCCGCTCCGCCCTCCGGCATCCGCCCCGAAGCCTTCTGGTTCGCCGAGGACCAGTCGCGCTACGTCGTCGCCGTCCGCGACGAAGACGCCTTCACCGCGTCGGCCGCGGCGGCGGGGGTCGAAACCCGCATCCTCGGCCGCTCCGGCGGCGACGGTTTGACATTGCCCAGCGGCGCCACAATATCGACGGCACGGTTGAACGCGGTCAATTCGGCGTTTTTCCCGGCCTTGATGGACCGTTAG
- a CDS encoding YraN family protein, which yields MNDDGRRRARGAGAYRRGVRAEQLAALWLRDAGWTILLRRARTAWGEIDLVAARDDMLVFAEVKSRPLYDDDVTASEGAILGARQAGRLMNAAAALCAANPHWRYAEMRFDVLLVTADDAVHRIEDAFRLE from the coding sequence ATGAATGATGATGGGCGCAGGCGGGCGCGCGGCGCGGGCGCCTATCGCCGGGGGGTGCGGGCGGAGCAACTGGCGGCGCTGTGGCTGCGCGATGCGGGCTGGACGATCCTGCTGCGGCGCGCGCGGACCGCGTGGGGAGAGATCGACCTGGTGGCGGCGCGGGACGACATGCTGGTGTTTGCCGAGGTCAAGAGCCGGCCCCTGTATGACGACGATGTGACGGCCAGCGAAGGCGCGATCCTGGGCGCGCGCCAGGCCGGGCGCCTGATGAACGCGGCGGCGGCGCTGTGCGCGGCCAATCCGCACTGGCGTTATGCGGAGATGCGTTTCGACGTTCTGCTGGTGACGGCGGACGATGCCGTGCACCGGATCGAAGACGCGTTCAGGCTGGAATAG